A region of Astyanax mexicanus isolate ESR-SI-001 chromosome 23, AstMex3_surface, whole genome shotgun sequence DNA encodes the following proteins:
- the LOC111191621 gene encoding eukaryotic translation initiation factor 4 gamma 1 isoform X2, whose translation MFNQREFNSDRPRSNFRSQRAKDHPAQLPLVRSGPPAPVKNRQYVPQAQRNLKINPELRSSGTGPGYAAELKTYVPPKEKIKYEHEFLLSFRFSSASLQKPDGLLFIPGVVLDKPNQSSSPFLDSTLQKKKSHKEPCRVLPDVFQEDVQLNQAANAWRPGLKKASERAEEKKDDPEAKKTQEMLGCFRSILNKLTPQMFDRLIQRVNELAIDSEERLKGVIDLVFEKAIREPHFSETYAKMCHCLVDLKVPTSDNPAVTAEFRTLLLRCCQKEFQKNKDDDEIIAAKRKQLDAATETEERQRLKEELEQAENKARRRSLGNIKLIGELFKLKMLADSIIHKCIAKLLNDNAEESLECLSKLLSTIGKGIDERDKTLMDQYVIKIDNIIRARKSSTRIRFMLQDVLDLRRNKWVPRRADLGPKMIAQIHEEAKLENQEQVKQQFWPKRDWTCGPKNTNITKPEERRKYSLVFTQIPQAVKQSTEGPVGIPKIPDIEVEEAVPETPSVPESAPSALELKEEITTEAEDELPEEAITPVIQEVDQTPLTAPVDLTVTVEPEAIEETVVYTDDVMPQPESLSVPESAPSALELMEEITTEAEDILPEETITPVIQEVDQTPLTAPVDLTVTVEPEAIEETVVYTDDVMPDGVSSVPESNSTAPESSGIPYKTLISGGLILTGLCCSGLLIYHGAKWLLKGL comes from the exons CTGCAGAGCTTAAGACATATGTTCCACCGAAGGAGAAGATAAAGTATGAGCACGAGTTTCTGCTGAGCTTCCGATTCAGCAGTGCCAGCTTACAGAAACCTGATGGACTGCTATTTATTCCCGGGGTTGTGCTGGACAAG CCAAACCAATCTTCATCCCCGTTCTTGGACTCCACTTTGCAGAAGAAAAAA TCCCACAAAGAGCCATGTAGAGTCCTCCCAGACGTGTTCCAGGAGGATGTCCAACTCAACCAGGCAGCGAATGCGTGGAGGCCGGGACTGAAGAAGGCCAGTGAACGGGCAGAAGAAAAGAAGGATGATCCAGAGGCAAAGAAGACGCAGGAGATGTTGGGATGTTTCCGAAGCATCCTCAACAAACTCACCCCTCAGATGTTCGATAGGCTGATTCAGCGGGTGAACGAGCTGGCCATCGACAGTGAGGAGCGTCTGAAGGGTGTCATCGACCTCGTTTTCGAAAAAGCCATCAGAGAACCTCACTTCTCTGAGACTTATGCGAAAATGTGCCACTGCCTCGTAGAT CTAAAAGTGCCGACCTCTGACAATCCAGCGGTTACTGCAGAATTCCGGACTCTGCTGCTCCGCTGCTGCCAGAAAGAGTTCCAGAAGAACAAGGACGACGACGAGATCATCGCAGCAAAGCGGAAGCAGCTGGATGCAGCGACAGAG ACTGAAGAGCGACAGCGGTTaaaggaggagctggagcaggctGAAAACAAGGCCCGTCGACGTTCTCTCGGCAACATCAAGTTGATTGGAGaactatttaaattaaaaatgttggcAGACTCCATTATTCACAAGTGCATTGCCAAGCTCCTGAACGACAACGCTGAAGAGAGCTTGGAATGCCTCAGCAAACTGCTGTCGACTATCGGCAAAGGCATCGATGAGAGGGACAAG ACTCTTATGGATCAATATGTCATCAAAATAGACAACATTATAAGGGCAAGAAAATCGTCCACTAGGATCCGATTCATGCTGCAGGACGTTTTAGATCTGAGACGG AATAAATGGGTCCCAAGGAGGGCTGATCTGGGCCCTAAAATGATAGCTCAAATCCACGAAGAGGCCAAACTGGAGAATCAGGAGCAAGTCAAGCAGCAGTTTTGGCCAAAGAGAGACTGGACCTGTGGACCCAAAAACACCAACATCACCAAG CCTGAGGAGAGAAGAAAGTACAGCCTGGTGTTTACACAGATCCCCCAGGCTGTAAAACAGAGCACTGAGGGACCCGTGGGAATTCCAAAAATTCCAGACATCGAGGTGGAAGAG GCTGTACCTGAAACTCCATCTGTGCCGGAGAGCGCCCCCTCTGCTCTGGAGCTAAAGGAAGAAATCACTACAGAAGCAGAGGATGAACTCCCCGAGGAGGCGATTACACCAG TAATTCAAGAAGTAGATCAGACCCCGCTTACTGCTCCAGTAGACCTGACGGTGACTGTAGAGCCAGAAGCCATTGAGGAGACAGTGGTCTACACTGATGACGTGATG CCTCAACCTGAATCACTATCTGTGCCGGAGAGCGCCCCCTCTGCTCTGGAGCTAATGGAAGAAATCACTACAGAAGCAGAGGATATACTTCCTGAGGAGACAATTACACCAG TAATTCAAGAAGTAGATCAGACCCCGCTTACTGCTCCAGTAGACCTGACGGTGACTGTAGAGCCAGAAGCCATTGAGGAGACGGTGGTCTACACTGATGACGTGATG CCGGATGGCGTCAGTTCCGTTCCAGAGAGCAACTCAACTGCTCCTGAGTCCAGCGGAATTCCATACAAGACATTGATCAGCGGCGGCTTAATCCTAACCGGCCTTTGCTGTTCTGGTCTCCTAATTTATCATGGAGCAAAATGGTTATTAAAAGGACTGTAA
- the LOC111191621 gene encoding eukaryotic translation initiation factor 4 gamma 1 isoform X5, whose translation MFNQREFNSDRPRSNFRSQRAKDHPAQLPLVRSGPPAPVKNRQYVPQAQRNLKINPELRSSGTGPGYAAELKTYVPPKEKIKYEHEFLLSFRFSSASLQKPDGLLFIPGVVLDKPNQSSSPFLDSTLQKKKSHKEPCRVLPDVFQEDVQLNQAANAWRPGLKKASERAEEKKDDPEAKKTQEMLGCFRSILNKLTPQMFDRLIQRVNELAIDSEERLKGVIDLVFEKAIREPHFSETYAKMCHCLVDLKVPTSDNPAVTAEFRTLLLRCCQKEFQKNKDDDEIIAAKRKQLDAATETEERQRLKEELEQAENKARRRSLGNIKLIGELFKLKMLADSIIHKCIAKLLNDNAEESLECLSKLLSTIGKGIDERDKTLMDQYVIKIDNIIRARKSSTRIRFMLQDVLDLRRNKWVPRRADLGPKMIAQIHEEAKLENQEQVKQQFWPKRDWTCGPKNTNITKPEERRKYSLVFTQIPQAVKQSTEGPVGIPKIPDIEVEEAVPETPSVPESAPSALELKEEITTEAEDELPEEAITPVIQEVDQTPLTAPVDLTVTVEPEAIEETVVYTDDVMHQPESLSVPESAPSALELMEKITTEAEDILPEETITPVIQEVDQTPLTAPVDLTVTVEPEAIEETVVYTDDVMPDGVSSVPESNSTAPESSGIPYKTLISGGLILTGLCCSGLLIYHGAKWLLKGL comes from the exons CTGCAGAGCTTAAGACATATGTTCCACCGAAGGAGAAGATAAAGTATGAGCACGAGTTTCTGCTGAGCTTCCGATTCAGCAGTGCCAGCTTACAGAAACCTGATGGACTGCTATTTATTCCCGGGGTTGTGCTGGACAAG CCAAACCAATCTTCATCCCCGTTCTTGGACTCCACTTTGCAGAAGAAAAAA TCCCACAAAGAGCCATGTAGAGTCCTCCCAGACGTGTTCCAGGAGGATGTCCAACTCAACCAGGCAGCGAATGCGTGGAGGCCGGGACTGAAGAAGGCCAGTGAACGGGCAGAAGAAAAGAAGGATGATCCAGAGGCAAAGAAGACGCAGGAGATGTTGGGATGTTTCCGAAGCATCCTCAACAAACTCACCCCTCAGATGTTCGATAGGCTGATTCAGCGGGTGAACGAGCTGGCCATCGACAGTGAGGAGCGTCTGAAGGGTGTCATCGACCTCGTTTTCGAAAAAGCCATCAGAGAACCTCACTTCTCTGAGACTTATGCGAAAATGTGCCACTGCCTCGTAGAT CTAAAAGTGCCGACCTCTGACAATCCAGCGGTTACTGCAGAATTCCGGACTCTGCTGCTCCGCTGCTGCCAGAAAGAGTTCCAGAAGAACAAGGACGACGACGAGATCATCGCAGCAAAGCGGAAGCAGCTGGATGCAGCGACAGAG ACTGAAGAGCGACAGCGGTTaaaggaggagctggagcaggctGAAAACAAGGCCCGTCGACGTTCTCTCGGCAACATCAAGTTGATTGGAGaactatttaaattaaaaatgttggcAGACTCCATTATTCACAAGTGCATTGCCAAGCTCCTGAACGACAACGCTGAAGAGAGCTTGGAATGCCTCAGCAAACTGCTGTCGACTATCGGCAAAGGCATCGATGAGAGGGACAAG ACTCTTATGGATCAATATGTCATCAAAATAGACAACATTATAAGGGCAAGAAAATCGTCCACTAGGATCCGATTCATGCTGCAGGACGTTTTAGATCTGAGACGG AATAAATGGGTCCCAAGGAGGGCTGATCTGGGCCCTAAAATGATAGCTCAAATCCACGAAGAGGCCAAACTGGAGAATCAGGAGCAAGTCAAGCAGCAGTTTTGGCCAAAGAGAGACTGGACCTGTGGACCCAAAAACACCAACATCACCAAG CCTGAGGAGAGAAGAAAGTACAGCCTGGTGTTTACACAGATCCCCCAGGCTGTAAAACAGAGCACTGAGGGACCCGTGGGAATTCCAAAAATTCCAGACATCGAGGTGGAAGAG GCTGTACCTGAAACTCCATCTGTGCCGGAGAGCGCCCCCTCTGCTCTGGAGCTAAAGGAAGAAATCACTACAGAAGCAGAGGATGAACTCCCCGAGGAGGCGATTACACCAG TAATTCAAGAAGTAGATCAGACCCCGCTTACTGCTCCAGTAGACCTGACGGTGACTGTAGAGCCAGAAGCCATTGAGGAGACAGTGGTCTACACTGATGACGTGATG CATCAACCTGAATCACTATCTGTGCCGGAGAGCGCCCCCTCTGCTCTGGAGCTAATGGAGAAAATCACTACAGAAGCAGAGGATATACTTCCTGAGGAGACAATTACACCAG TAATTCAAGAAGTAGATCAGACCCCGCTTACTGCTCCAGTAGACCTGACGGTGACTGTAGAGCCAGAAGCCATTGAGGAGACGGTGGTCTACACTGATGACGTGATG CCGGATGGCGTCAGTTCCGTTCCAGAGAGCAACTCAACTGCTCCTGAGTCCAGCGGAATTCCATACAAGACATTGATCAGCGGCGGCTTAATCCTAACCGGCCTTTGCTGTTCTGGTCTCCTAATTTATCATGGAGCAAAATGGTTATTAAAAGGACTGTAA
- the LOC111191621 gene encoding uncharacterized protein LOC111191621 isoform X1 has product MFNQREFNSDRPRSNFRSQRAKDHPAQLPLVRSGPPAPVKNRQYVPQAQRNLKINPELRSSGTGPGYAAELKTYVPPKEKIKYEHEFLLSFRFSSASLQKPDGLLFIPGVVLDKPNQSSSPFLDSTLQKKKSHKEPCRVLPDVFQEDVQLNQAANAWRPGLKKASERAEEKKDDPEAKKTQEMLGCFRSILNKLTPQMFDRLIQRVNELAIDSEERLKGVIDLVFEKAIREPHFSETYAKMCHCLVDLKVPTSDNPAVTAEFRTLLLRCCQKEFQKNKDDDEIIAAKRKQLDAATETEERQRLKEELEQAENKARRRSLGNIKLIGELFKLKMLADSIIHKCIAKLLNDNAEESLECLSKLLSTIGKGIDERDKTLMDQYVIKIDNIIRARKSSTRIRFMLQDVLDLRRNKWVPRRADLGPKMIAQIHEEAKLENQEQVKQQFWPKRDWTCGPKNTNITKPEERRKYSLVFTQIPQAVKQSTEGPVGIPKIPDIEVEEAVPETPSVPESAPSALELKEEITTEAEDELPEEAITPVIQEVDQTPLTAPVDLTVTVEPEAIEETVVYTDDVMPQPESLSVPESAPSALELMEEITTEAEDILPEETITPVIQEVDQTPPSAPVDLTVTVEPETIQETVVYTDDVMHQPESLSVPESAPSALELMEKITTEAEDILPEETITPVIQEVDQTPLTAPVDLTVTVEPEAIEETVVYTDDVMPDGVSSVPESNSTAPESSGIPYKTLISGGLILTGLCCSGLLIYHGAKWLLKGL; this is encoded by the exons CTGCAGAGCTTAAGACATATGTTCCACCGAAGGAGAAGATAAAGTATGAGCACGAGTTTCTGCTGAGCTTCCGATTCAGCAGTGCCAGCTTACAGAAACCTGATGGACTGCTATTTATTCCCGGGGTTGTGCTGGACAAG CCAAACCAATCTTCATCCCCGTTCTTGGACTCCACTTTGCAGAAGAAAAAA TCCCACAAAGAGCCATGTAGAGTCCTCCCAGACGTGTTCCAGGAGGATGTCCAACTCAACCAGGCAGCGAATGCGTGGAGGCCGGGACTGAAGAAGGCCAGTGAACGGGCAGAAGAAAAGAAGGATGATCCAGAGGCAAAGAAGACGCAGGAGATGTTGGGATGTTTCCGAAGCATCCTCAACAAACTCACCCCTCAGATGTTCGATAGGCTGATTCAGCGGGTGAACGAGCTGGCCATCGACAGTGAGGAGCGTCTGAAGGGTGTCATCGACCTCGTTTTCGAAAAAGCCATCAGAGAACCTCACTTCTCTGAGACTTATGCGAAAATGTGCCACTGCCTCGTAGAT CTAAAAGTGCCGACCTCTGACAATCCAGCGGTTACTGCAGAATTCCGGACTCTGCTGCTCCGCTGCTGCCAGAAAGAGTTCCAGAAGAACAAGGACGACGACGAGATCATCGCAGCAAAGCGGAAGCAGCTGGATGCAGCGACAGAG ACTGAAGAGCGACAGCGGTTaaaggaggagctggagcaggctGAAAACAAGGCCCGTCGACGTTCTCTCGGCAACATCAAGTTGATTGGAGaactatttaaattaaaaatgttggcAGACTCCATTATTCACAAGTGCATTGCCAAGCTCCTGAACGACAACGCTGAAGAGAGCTTGGAATGCCTCAGCAAACTGCTGTCGACTATCGGCAAAGGCATCGATGAGAGGGACAAG ACTCTTATGGATCAATATGTCATCAAAATAGACAACATTATAAGGGCAAGAAAATCGTCCACTAGGATCCGATTCATGCTGCAGGACGTTTTAGATCTGAGACGG AATAAATGGGTCCCAAGGAGGGCTGATCTGGGCCCTAAAATGATAGCTCAAATCCACGAAGAGGCCAAACTGGAGAATCAGGAGCAAGTCAAGCAGCAGTTTTGGCCAAAGAGAGACTGGACCTGTGGACCCAAAAACACCAACATCACCAAG CCTGAGGAGAGAAGAAAGTACAGCCTGGTGTTTACACAGATCCCCCAGGCTGTAAAACAGAGCACTGAGGGACCCGTGGGAATTCCAAAAATTCCAGACATCGAGGTGGAAGAG GCTGTACCTGAAACTCCATCTGTGCCGGAGAGCGCCCCCTCTGCTCTGGAGCTAAAGGAAGAAATCACTACAGAAGCAGAGGATGAACTCCCCGAGGAGGCGATTACACCAG TAATTCAAGAAGTAGATCAGACCCCGCTTACTGCTCCAGTAGACCTGACGGTGACTGTAGAGCCAGAAGCCATTGAGGAGACAGTGGTCTACACTGATGACGTGATG CCTCAACCTGAATCACTATCTGTGCCGGAGAGCGCCCCCTCTGCTCTGGAGCTAATGGAAGAAATCACTACAGAAGCAGAGGATATACTTCCTGAGGAGACAATTACACCAG TAATTCAAGAAGTAGATCAGACCCCGCCTTCTGCTCCAGTGGACCTGACGGTGACTGTAGAGCCAGAGACAATTCAGGAGACGGTGGTCTACACTGATGACGTGATG CATCAACCTGAATCACTATCTGTGCCGGAGAGCGCCCCCTCTGCTCTGGAGCTAATGGAGAAAATCACTACAGAAGCAGAGGATATACTTCCTGAGGAGACAATTACACCAG TAATTCAAGAAGTAGATCAGACCCCGCTTACTGCTCCAGTAGACCTGACGGTGACTGTAGAGCCAGAAGCCATTGAGGAGACGGTGGTCTACACTGATGACGTGATG CCGGATGGCGTCAGTTCCGTTCCAGAGAGCAACTCAACTGCTCCTGAGTCCAGCGGAATTCCATACAAGACATTGATCAGCGGCGGCTTAATCCTAACCGGCCTTTGCTGTTCTGGTCTCCTAATTTATCATGGAGCAAAATGGTTATTAAAAGGACTGTAA
- the LOC111191621 gene encoding eukaryotic translation initiation factor 4 gamma 1 isoform X3 has translation MFNQREFNSDRPRSNFRSQRAKDHPAQLPLVRSGPPAPVKNRQYVPQAQRNLKINPELRSSGTGPGYAAELKTYVPPKEKIKYEHEFLLSFRFSSASLQKPDGLLFIPGVVLDKPNQSSSPFLDSTLQKKKSHKEPCRVLPDVFQEDVQLNQAANAWRPGLKKASERAEEKKDDPEAKKTQEMLGCFRSILNKLTPQMFDRLIQRVNELAIDSEERLKGVIDLVFEKAIREPHFSETYAKMCHCLVDLKVPTSDNPAVTAEFRTLLLRCCQKEFQKNKDDDEIIAAKRKQLDAATETEERQRLKEELEQAENKARRRSLGNIKLIGELFKLKMLADSIIHKCIAKLLNDNAEESLECLSKLLSTIGKGIDERDKTLMDQYVIKIDNIIRARKSSTRIRFMLQDVLDLRRNKWVPRRADLGPKMIAQIHEEAKLENQEQVKQQFWPKRDWTCGPKNTNITKPEERRKYSLVFTQIPQAVKQSTEGPVGIPKIPDIEVEEAVPETPSVPESAPSALELKEEITTEAEDELPEEAITPVIQEVDQTPLTAPVDLTVTVEPEAIEETVVYTDDVMPQPESLSVPESAPSALELMEEITTEAEDILPEETITPVIQEVDQTPPSAPVDLTVTVEPETIQETVVYTDDVMPDGVSSVPESNSTAPESSGIPYKTLISGGLILTGLCCSGLLIYHGAKWLLKGL, from the exons CTGCAGAGCTTAAGACATATGTTCCACCGAAGGAGAAGATAAAGTATGAGCACGAGTTTCTGCTGAGCTTCCGATTCAGCAGTGCCAGCTTACAGAAACCTGATGGACTGCTATTTATTCCCGGGGTTGTGCTGGACAAG CCAAACCAATCTTCATCCCCGTTCTTGGACTCCACTTTGCAGAAGAAAAAA TCCCACAAAGAGCCATGTAGAGTCCTCCCAGACGTGTTCCAGGAGGATGTCCAACTCAACCAGGCAGCGAATGCGTGGAGGCCGGGACTGAAGAAGGCCAGTGAACGGGCAGAAGAAAAGAAGGATGATCCAGAGGCAAAGAAGACGCAGGAGATGTTGGGATGTTTCCGAAGCATCCTCAACAAACTCACCCCTCAGATGTTCGATAGGCTGATTCAGCGGGTGAACGAGCTGGCCATCGACAGTGAGGAGCGTCTGAAGGGTGTCATCGACCTCGTTTTCGAAAAAGCCATCAGAGAACCTCACTTCTCTGAGACTTATGCGAAAATGTGCCACTGCCTCGTAGAT CTAAAAGTGCCGACCTCTGACAATCCAGCGGTTACTGCAGAATTCCGGACTCTGCTGCTCCGCTGCTGCCAGAAAGAGTTCCAGAAGAACAAGGACGACGACGAGATCATCGCAGCAAAGCGGAAGCAGCTGGATGCAGCGACAGAG ACTGAAGAGCGACAGCGGTTaaaggaggagctggagcaggctGAAAACAAGGCCCGTCGACGTTCTCTCGGCAACATCAAGTTGATTGGAGaactatttaaattaaaaatgttggcAGACTCCATTATTCACAAGTGCATTGCCAAGCTCCTGAACGACAACGCTGAAGAGAGCTTGGAATGCCTCAGCAAACTGCTGTCGACTATCGGCAAAGGCATCGATGAGAGGGACAAG ACTCTTATGGATCAATATGTCATCAAAATAGACAACATTATAAGGGCAAGAAAATCGTCCACTAGGATCCGATTCATGCTGCAGGACGTTTTAGATCTGAGACGG AATAAATGGGTCCCAAGGAGGGCTGATCTGGGCCCTAAAATGATAGCTCAAATCCACGAAGAGGCCAAACTGGAGAATCAGGAGCAAGTCAAGCAGCAGTTTTGGCCAAAGAGAGACTGGACCTGTGGACCCAAAAACACCAACATCACCAAG CCTGAGGAGAGAAGAAAGTACAGCCTGGTGTTTACACAGATCCCCCAGGCTGTAAAACAGAGCACTGAGGGACCCGTGGGAATTCCAAAAATTCCAGACATCGAGGTGGAAGAG GCTGTACCTGAAACTCCATCTGTGCCGGAGAGCGCCCCCTCTGCTCTGGAGCTAAAGGAAGAAATCACTACAGAAGCAGAGGATGAACTCCCCGAGGAGGCGATTACACCAG TAATTCAAGAAGTAGATCAGACCCCGCTTACTGCTCCAGTAGACCTGACGGTGACTGTAGAGCCAGAAGCCATTGAGGAGACAGTGGTCTACACTGATGACGTGATG CCTCAACCTGAATCACTATCTGTGCCGGAGAGCGCCCCCTCTGCTCTGGAGCTAATGGAAGAAATCACTACAGAAGCAGAGGATATACTTCCTGAGGAGACAATTACACCAG TAATTCAAGAAGTAGATCAGACCCCGCCTTCTGCTCCAGTGGACCTGACGGTGACTGTAGAGCCAGAGACAATTCAGGAGACGGTGGTCTACACTGATGACGTGATG CCGGATGGCGTCAGTTCCGTTCCAGAGAGCAACTCAACTGCTCCTGAGTCCAGCGGAATTCCATACAAGACATTGATCAGCGGCGGCTTAATCCTAACCGGCCTTTGCTGTTCTGGTCTCCTAATTTATCATGGAGCAAAATGGTTATTAAAAGGACTGTAA
- the LOC111191621 gene encoding eukaryotic translation initiation factor 4 gamma 1 isoform X4 → MFNQREFNSDRPRSNFRSQRAKDHPAQLPLVRSGPPAPVKNRQYVPQAQRNLKINPELRSSGTGPGYAAELKTYVPPKEKIKYEHEFLLSFRFSSASLQKPDGLLFIPGVVLDKPNQSSSPFLDSTLQKKKSHKEPCRVLPDVFQEDVQLNQAANAWRPGLKKASERAEEKKDDPEAKKTQEMLGCFRSILNKLTPQMFDRLIQRVNELAIDSEERLKGVIDLVFEKAIREPHFSETYAKMCHCLVDLKVPTSDNPAVTAEFRTLLLRCCQKEFQKNKDDDEIIAAKRKQLDAATETEERQRLKEELEQAENKARRRSLGNIKLIGELFKLKMLADSIIHKCIAKLLNDNAEESLECLSKLLSTIGKGIDERDKTLMDQYVIKIDNIIRARKSSTRIRFMLQDVLDLRRNKWVPRRADLGPKMIAQIHEEAKLENQEQVKQQFWPKRDWTCGPKNTNITKPEERRKYSLVFTQIPQAVKQSTEGPVGIPKIPDIEVEEAVPETPSVPESAPSALELKEEITTEAEDELPEEAITPVIQEVDQTPPSAPVDLTVTVEPETIQETVVYTDDVMHQPESLSVPESAPSALELMEKITTEAEDILPEETITPVIQEVDQTPLTAPVDLTVTVEPEAIEETVVYTDDVMPDGVSSVPESNSTAPESSGIPYKTLISGGLILTGLCCSGLLIYHGAKWLLKGL, encoded by the exons CTGCAGAGCTTAAGACATATGTTCCACCGAAGGAGAAGATAAAGTATGAGCACGAGTTTCTGCTGAGCTTCCGATTCAGCAGTGCCAGCTTACAGAAACCTGATGGACTGCTATTTATTCCCGGGGTTGTGCTGGACAAG CCAAACCAATCTTCATCCCCGTTCTTGGACTCCACTTTGCAGAAGAAAAAA TCCCACAAAGAGCCATGTAGAGTCCTCCCAGACGTGTTCCAGGAGGATGTCCAACTCAACCAGGCAGCGAATGCGTGGAGGCCGGGACTGAAGAAGGCCAGTGAACGGGCAGAAGAAAAGAAGGATGATCCAGAGGCAAAGAAGACGCAGGAGATGTTGGGATGTTTCCGAAGCATCCTCAACAAACTCACCCCTCAGATGTTCGATAGGCTGATTCAGCGGGTGAACGAGCTGGCCATCGACAGTGAGGAGCGTCTGAAGGGTGTCATCGACCTCGTTTTCGAAAAAGCCATCAGAGAACCTCACTTCTCTGAGACTTATGCGAAAATGTGCCACTGCCTCGTAGAT CTAAAAGTGCCGACCTCTGACAATCCAGCGGTTACTGCAGAATTCCGGACTCTGCTGCTCCGCTGCTGCCAGAAAGAGTTCCAGAAGAACAAGGACGACGACGAGATCATCGCAGCAAAGCGGAAGCAGCTGGATGCAGCGACAGAG ACTGAAGAGCGACAGCGGTTaaaggaggagctggagcaggctGAAAACAAGGCCCGTCGACGTTCTCTCGGCAACATCAAGTTGATTGGAGaactatttaaattaaaaatgttggcAGACTCCATTATTCACAAGTGCATTGCCAAGCTCCTGAACGACAACGCTGAAGAGAGCTTGGAATGCCTCAGCAAACTGCTGTCGACTATCGGCAAAGGCATCGATGAGAGGGACAAG ACTCTTATGGATCAATATGTCATCAAAATAGACAACATTATAAGGGCAAGAAAATCGTCCACTAGGATCCGATTCATGCTGCAGGACGTTTTAGATCTGAGACGG AATAAATGGGTCCCAAGGAGGGCTGATCTGGGCCCTAAAATGATAGCTCAAATCCACGAAGAGGCCAAACTGGAGAATCAGGAGCAAGTCAAGCAGCAGTTTTGGCCAAAGAGAGACTGGACCTGTGGACCCAAAAACACCAACATCACCAAG CCTGAGGAGAGAAGAAAGTACAGCCTGGTGTTTACACAGATCCCCCAGGCTGTAAAACAGAGCACTGAGGGACCCGTGGGAATTCCAAAAATTCCAGACATCGAGGTGGAAGAG GCTGTACCTGAAACTCCATCTGTGCCGGAGAGCGCCCCCTCTGCTCTGGAGCTAAAGGAAGAAATCACTACAGAAGCAGAGGATGAACTCCCCGAGGAGGCGATTACACCAG TAATTCAAGAAGTAGATCAGACCCCGCCTTCTGCTCCAGTGGACCTGACGGTGACTGTAGAGCCAGAGACAATTCAGGAGACGGTGGTCTACACTGATGACGTGATG CATCAACCTGAATCACTATCTGTGCCGGAGAGCGCCCCCTCTGCTCTGGAGCTAATGGAGAAAATCACTACAGAAGCAGAGGATATACTTCCTGAGGAGACAATTACACCAG TAATTCAAGAAGTAGATCAGACCCCGCTTACTGCTCCAGTAGACCTGACGGTGACTGTAGAGCCAGAAGCCATTGAGGAGACGGTGGTCTACACTGATGACGTGATG CCGGATGGCGTCAGTTCCGTTCCAGAGAGCAACTCAACTGCTCCTGAGTCCAGCGGAATTCCATACAAGACATTGATCAGCGGCGGCTTAATCCTAACCGGCCTTTGCTGTTCTGGTCTCCTAATTTATCATGGAGCAAAATGGTTATTAAAAGGACTGTAA